GCCACAGAGCACCTGGCTCAGCTTGCCCAGCATAATTCAGAAGGGGCAGAGGTTCAGCTTAACAAAATAAATGATGTATCAGCTTCTCTGGAAAAAATGGTGCAGGTTGTTGAAGTCATCAATTCAGACAGCATTAAAATGAGTGATTCAACAAAAATGACCAACGAGCAGGCTGATAAAGGGATTCAATCAATTCAGCAGGTCGTCAATCGTATGAATGATGTGAAAACAGCTTTTAGTGATATGAGCACATCTATTAATTCACTGAGTAATCGCTCAAATGAAATAGGCAATATACTCGGACTCATCACTGATATCGCTGATCAGACAAATCTGCTGGCGTTAAATGCTGCGATAGAAGCGGCCAGAGCAGGTGTGCAGGGTCAGGGGTTTGCGGTTGTGGCGGATGAAGTAAGGAAGCTTGCAGAGGAATCGAGAAAGTCAGTCGATCAAATCTCTCAAATGATCCATGATATCCAGATGGATACGAAAAAGACCGTTTCTTTAATTGATGAAGGGAATGTTAAAGTTAATGAAGGTGTAGAAGCAACTGAAGTGGCTGAACAATCTTTTGATGAGATCAGTCAGTCCATTAAAGACGTTTCCAATAAAGCAGAAAACGTGACGTTATCCATCAAGGATATAGAGCAGTTAAGCATTCAGATCTCAACACTGATAGAAAGCATTCAGGATATTGCGGTAAAAAATGTGGGTGCAAATCAGGACAGCTCTGCTGCCACAGAGGAACAACTCGCAACAATGGAGGAAATATCTTCTTCTGCTCAATCATTAACACATTTATCAGAAAGCCTGCAGGAAGCCGTTTCGCAGTTTAAATTATAGAGGTTTTTTAAGACATTGTAGCCTTAGCAGCTCTAATGGAGCGGGCTAAATGAGTGAATGCCCTCTGTTTAAATGTAAACTGAAGATATTGTGGAAATAAAATACATCAAGTCATGTCTATTGACACGAAAAAAAAATTAACGTATTTTATTAGTAATAAAATATCCGAGAGATTACATTTATCTTTGATGATGGATTGGATTTAAGCAGGTCGTTAACCATGTGTTGGCGGGATGAGGAAATCCGGATAGGTTATCAGAGCTGGAATTAGAATACATCGGTTTATTTCCTGGCTAAGGGATTAGTCTGGGAATAAATCGATTTTTTGTTGGAGGGAGCAGGAATGGTGATGAAAGTGACGAAGACAAAAGGCTCGATTGAAGCGGAGATCAGCAAGGCGATCACCCAGTGGGAGAAGGATTTTCTTGGGAGAGGTTCAGTGTCTGTAAAGGCAGATATTTTGAGAAATATGATCATTGTCTGTCTAAATGGCATTTTGACACCTGCAGAATACCGTGTGTGTGAAACGCTTGACGGGATGCTGTCTGTTAAAAAAACGCGCTCGGGCCTTGTGGAGTCGGGTGTTGATACGCTGAAACAAATCATACTGGACATCGCTTCAGTTGAAGTGACAAGCTTTTATACCGACATCAGCTCCGTCACAGGTGAGCGTATTATGGTGTTTAAGCTCAATGAAAATCTTGAAAAAAAGCTTAATGAGAAATAAAGAGGGAGTTCTTTAAAAGACTGTTTGTCAGTTAAAGAAAAACCGGCCTTTCCATGTATACAGTATCAACTGTATGCATGTTGAAAGTGCCGGTTTTTTTATTGGGTTCCTTTTGACTGTTCAGGAGGTAAGTTGATGAATGAAATTGTGATGCAAAATTTGCTGTCACCGGTGGTCTTGTTTTTTGTGCTGGGAATTATCGCAGCATTGGTGAAGTCTGATCTGGCTTTTCCGAAAGCACTGAGTGATGCATTAAGTATTTATCTGCTGATTGCGATTGGGCTAAAAGGTGGGATTGAGCTTGCCAACTATTCGATCGAATCTGTTTTCTCTCCGATTCTAGGAGCATTATTTCTAGGTGCAATCATCCCATTCCTTACGCTTGGTGCAATGAGAATGATGGGGATGGATTTGAAAAATGCAATTGGACTTGCAGCCACTTATGGATCCATCAGTATTGTGACATACGGTGCGGCCATTTCGTTTCTTGATCAGACGGGTACCTCTTATGAAGGATTTATGAATGCACTGGTTGTGTTAATGGAAAGCCCGGCGATTCTGGTCTCACTGCTGCTACTGAAGGTACTTGAGAATAAAAAGGAGCTGTCCGGTTATGCACAGCGAGCAGGATTTGTGGCCTTCCCGTCTGGCCTGATTGATAAAGAGGTGATCAGGGAGAGCCTGTTTGGGAAAAGTGTGTTTTTGCTGATGGGCAGTCTTTTCATCGGATTGGTTCTTGGAGAAAGTGCGATCCCGGCTGTAAAACCTTTATTTATAGATTTATATAGCAGTATTCTCATTTTGTTTTTATTAAATATGGGGCTCATTGCCGGTCAGAGACTCCCAGAGATCAGGCAGTACGGGTTCAAGCTTCTGGCCTTTGGTATGGTTGCGCCGCTTGTGTTTGGTACGATCGGTGTCGTCGTTGGAAGTCTTGTTGGATTGTCACTTGGAGGGACTGCCCTGATGGGGGTTCTGGCAGGAAGTGCATCCTATATTGCTGCTCCTGCTGCCTTGAAAACGTCTGTGCCGGAGGCGAATCCGTCGATTTATCTCGGGCTGTCTCTTGGTGTCACGTTTCCGTTTAATTTGATCATTGGGATTCCGGTTTATTTTGAAATCGCAAAATGGATTCAATAAGGAGGAAAAACAGATGAGAATGATGGATCGTGTTGATACAAAAAAAGTGATGGTGATTACGGATTTCGATCAGAGAGTAGATTCGTCTTTAAAAGAAATTACAAATCGGGGAGCGGAGGAGCTGCTAGTCTTTAACAGCTATGGTGCCCTGATTTCCCAGCCTTACGGATGTCTGATGAGAAACGTGATTCTAGCCCTTTACAATGAAGGTGTTCAGGACATTTATATTGTGGCAGAGAAAGGGCAGCATCAAGACCTGGATGACCTGCTTGAGAAAATGAAGGAAGCAGGAATCACGGATCACACGTTAAATACCTTGAATTATCTGGATGCCGTCCAGCATAATGTACTTGATTGGCTGGCTGGACCGTCTGATGTCCACGATGCGATGAGAAAAAATAAAGAGCTGATCATGAAGCATCCGCTTATTCCGAAAACGGTGACGGTGCGTACATTTATAATCGACCGTGAAACAGGTGGATATGAGGAGGTTTATTGACAGCTGAAGAAGGAGAATTCCATGAACTTTGAGGATTTTGCGAAGGATTATTGGAAAGGGGATCTGTATTCCTTTGTTATAGAAGCACTGACCTTTTATCAGATGGATTCCACGATTGAAACAGAGGAAACGAAAAGTCCTTTACCTTTTGTATACCTCAGTTCGATCGCTGAGGAAAATATGCTGTCGAGACTAATAAGTATTGCCACGGATTATCCTGACATTGAAGCTGCCTTTAACGGCAGGGTGATCAGGGATTACTAGGAATTTGGATACTCGAAAAGACCTGATGCGCTCAGGTCTTTTTTTATTCAATCAGATAAGTCTCACCGCTCATTTCGCTGGCTTGTACTCTGCAGATAAGAAGTGTTGATACATAATAATGTATTAATTTGTGAAATTTCTGAAAAATATATCTTTAATTCAAAAGAAAATAGTAGGATAATAGATTTATTCTTACCGCAGGGTCATTTCATCATAGCAGCATTGGGGGAGACAGAGAGTGGAGTATGCTGTTCAGTTTCAAATTAACATCTTTGCCATTGCCATTATCATTGTATTGTATGCAATTATGAGAATGAGGTCGAGGGTTGAGAGCTACAGTAAGTCGTTGTTGAAGGTCATTATGCTGACAGGTGCGATTGCCATTGTGATGGAGCCGCTGACCTGGATTTTTGACAGTAAGCAGTTTCCGGGTGCGTATTTTCTGGAGTATTCAACAAATTTTTTATTGTTTCTTTTGGGACCGGTTCTTGGAGGGGTAATGCTATCATACGTTGACTATCATCTCTTTAAAGATCCTGCACGCATTAAAAAGAGAATGTATTATCAGGGAGCCAGTATACTTACATTCTTTGTTTTAATCATTAATATTTTTTATCCGGTTTATTTTTATATTGATCCGGTGAGAAACAGCTTCAGCAGTGGTGATTTTAAGGATTTGCATTATGTTGTGCTCGGCAGTTTCTATTTGTATATGCTGTTTTTCGTATTGAAAAACAGACGCAGAACCCACCCTTACGTTGTGCTGTTGTTTATCGGCTTTTTTCTTCTTCCGGTTATTGGCATGATTGTTCAGCTGTTTGATTCCAAGCTTTATTTTTCATGGACGACGGTTGTTCTGAGCGTTCTTGCTTCCTATACTTTTCTGGAATCAACCACCACGGAAGAGGACTTTTTAACGAAGCTTTACAACCGGCAAAGCTATGAATCATATTTGAAATATTTAATAGAAGGAAACCGCCGTTTTTCTGTTATGCTGATGGATTTAAATCATTTTAAAGAGATCAATGATCAATATGGACATCAGCGGGGTGATGAAGTATTGGTCGCATTCGGTCAAATATTGAAAAAAACGTGCCGCAAATCTGCATTTGTGTGCAGGCTTGGTGGCGATGAGTTTGTGATTGTAATCGAAAATGATCAGGCACATTCTGAAAAAATCATTAATGATATCAAACAGACGTTAGGCCGTAGTGAGGATCCACTATTGCAGCAGTTAACCTTCAGTTACGGCTACCATCATTACCAGAACTCGATGACGATGGATGAGCTCTACGCAATCGTTGATCAGAAAATGTATCAATTTAAGCGTGCCATGAAAACAGTCTAATCAGTTGCCTCATTACCTCATAGACAAATGAGGAGATGGGGCAATTCTGATTTCACTCGGGAAATGTGCTGCAGTCATGTTATAATTCATAAAGGGTCAACGAGACCTTTTAAATGAAATGTAAGGAGCTTTTTCACATGACTAATAACGATATACTCGTTCGTTTACGATATGCACTCGATTTAAAAAATCAGGAAGTGGTGGAGATTTTTGCGCTTGGCGGCTATGAAGTTACGATGGATGACGCGCTGAAGATTCTGACCAAAACAGTCTATGATGACTGGGGTGAGCCGATCGAAACGGAAGACCACATGAAGTGTACGAATGCGATGCTGGAGTCATTTTTAAATGGTCTGATTGTGTTTAAACGGGGACCTCAGCAGCCGAAGCCGGGACAGTCTGCGCAGCCGGAGCGGTTAATTAAAAATCAGTCGAGTGTCAACAATGCACTGCTTAAAAAAGTGAAGATTGCACTTGCTTTAAAAAGTGAGGAAATGCTTGAGATTTTTCAATCAGCTGGTGTAAATGTCACAAAAGGTGAATTAAGTGCCCTGTTGCGTAAAGAGGGACACAAAAATTATCAGGAATGCGGAGATAAATACGCGCGTAATTTCCTGAAGGGGTTAGCACTTAAATACCGCTCCTGATTATGGGCTCAATGAGATACTCATTGGGCTTTTTTCTTCTGTTGATACCAGTTTGAACAAAGGTTTGATAAACTGAAAAAGAGATTTTTTCAAAAGGAGGAGGGATTCTGATGGAGAGAAGCTTTGAGGAAATCAAGGAACTGACCCT
This genomic stretch from Jeotgalibacillus aurantiacus harbors:
- a CDS encoding methyl-accepting chemotaxis protein, with protein sequence MSIGRKILLSFFAIFLCIGGIVSFSIAGLFNIKNESSSIVNDAIPISNAANNILTGLVNQETGIRGYLVTGDEAFLEPYYAGEEQINSSLETINSLSANHPIMADLINQAEPQIEAIQAYFESEIALVQAGEIEEARANVGDGKAAFDSYRETHQLIYEDTLKLTNDAWERTENQVSQSLWIIVAITVLALLITVAVYMYLTRGITNPVKRFIKTLQETSQENFTMSSKDEVKVLEASVTNLISNVKSTIETTKDSIIQVASSAEELTASAEQTASATEHLAQLAQHNSEGAEVQLNKINDVSASLEKMVQVVEVINSDSIKMSDSTKMTNEQADKGIQSIQQVVNRMNDVKTAFSDMSTSINSLSNRSNEIGNILGLITDIADQTNLLALNAAIEAARAGVQGQGFAVVADEVRKLAEESRKSVDQISQMIHDIQMDTKKTVSLIDEGNVKVNEGVEATEVAEQSFDEISQSIKDVSNKAENVTLSIKDIEQLSIQISTLIESIQDIAVKNVGANQDSSAATEEQLATMEEISSSAQSLTHLSESLQEAVSQFKL
- a CDS encoding DUF2294 domain-containing protein; protein product: MTKTKGSIEAEISKAITQWEKDFLGRGSVSVKADILRNMIIVCLNGILTPAEYRVCETLDGMLSVKKTRSGLVESGVDTLKQIILDIASVEVTSFYTDISSVTGERIMVFKLNENLEKKLNEK
- a CDS encoding sodium-dependent bicarbonate transport family permease; this encodes MNEIVMQNLLSPVVLFFVLGIIAALVKSDLAFPKALSDALSIYLLIAIGLKGGIELANYSIESVFSPILGALFLGAIIPFLTLGAMRMMGMDLKNAIGLAATYGSISIVTYGAAISFLDQTGTSYEGFMNALVVLMESPAILVSLLLLKVLENKKELSGYAQRAGFVAFPSGLIDKEVIRESLFGKSVFLLMGSLFIGLVLGESAIPAVKPLFIDLYSSILILFLLNMGLIAGQRLPEIRQYGFKLLAFGMVAPLVFGTIGVVVGSLVGLSLGGTALMGVLAGSASYIAAPAALKTSVPEANPSIYLGLSLGVTFPFNLIIGIPVYFEIAKWIQ
- a CDS encoding carbonic anhydrase; translation: MRMMDRVDTKKVMVITDFDQRVDSSLKEITNRGAEELLVFNSYGALISQPYGCLMRNVILALYNEGVQDIYIVAEKGQHQDLDDLLEKMKEAGITDHTLNTLNYLDAVQHNVLDWLAGPSDVHDAMRKNKELIMKHPLIPKTVTVRTFIIDRETGGYEEVY
- a CDS encoding DUF6407 family protein, with the protein product MNFEDFAKDYWKGDLYSFVIEALTFYQMDSTIETEETKSPLPFVYLSSIAEENMLSRLISIATDYPDIEAAFNGRVIRDY
- a CDS encoding GGDEF domain-containing protein; amino-acid sequence: MEYAVQFQINIFAIAIIIVLYAIMRMRSRVESYSKSLLKVIMLTGAIAIVMEPLTWIFDSKQFPGAYFLEYSTNFLLFLLGPVLGGVMLSYVDYHLFKDPARIKKRMYYQGASILTFFVLIINIFYPVYFYIDPVRNSFSSGDFKDLHYVVLGSFYLYMLFFVLKNRRRTHPYVVLLFIGFFLLPVIGMIVQLFDSKLYFSWTTVVLSVLASYTFLESTTTEEDFLTKLYNRQSYESYLKYLIEGNRRFSVMLMDLNHFKEINDQYGHQRGDEVLVAFGQILKKTCRKSAFVCRLGGDEFVIVIENDQAHSEKIINDIKQTLGRSEDPLLQQLTFSYGYHHYQNSMTMDELYAIVDQKMYQFKRAMKTV
- a CDS encoding YehS family protein yields the protein MTNNDILVRLRYALDLKNQEVVEIFALGGYEVTMDDALKILTKTVYDDWGEPIETEDHMKCTNAMLESFLNGLIVFKRGPQQPKPGQSAQPERLIKNQSSVNNALLKKVKIALALKSEEMLEIFQSAGVNVTKGELSALLRKEGHKNYQECGDKYARNFLKGLALKYRS